Within Caproicibacterium argilliputei, the genomic segment AGCACCAGATACTCGTGAAAAAAGATTATATGTTCGGGCTTTGGAATTGTATGCAACATGGTATAATTTCGCAAGTGCCTCGAGATTGTATTCCTTTGGCGTTTTTACAGAAAGTACCGCATCTGCAAACAATTTCTTAGTCCCAGTTCCTTTGACCGCATCCTTAAAAGTATCGCAAATATCTCTTGTTTTCTTCCAGCACCCATCTTCAAAAGTTTTACGGATAACAAATTGCTCGCCATCCTTTTTGGTTTTTTCTTCTGTATAGTTTCCGGCTTTTGCCTCAAGTTCATTCTTCTGGTTGGATTTTTCTTCAACCTGCTTCTGAATTTCTATATTTGTTTCGCTTATGGTAAACACACCGCGAAGATTTCCATAGGTAGCAAAATTTCTGTTTATAAAATCCTGACTATATACCAATACATCGAAATCATCAGCAACATGCCCATTCTGCCATTCCAAGCCATCGTTATGTTCAATAGCTCGTGCTACCGTAGATTTTCCAGCGCCATTCCTACCATAGAAAAAGTTAACATAAGTAGGCTCTATTACTTGCCCATGAAAAGTTGCTTCATTTAACGTGATCTCTCGAATTACGGATTTCATTTTTTCAGTCATTCTGTACCCTCCCTGTCAGAAACAAAATAGTTTAGATCGTTTTATTCTGTGATCTTTCCATTTCTAACCCACTCATCAACCTCCGATATTTTGAATTTATATCTTTTACCAGCACGATAGAATGGAAGCTTGCCTCCTTTAATCCAGGTGCGAACCGTATCCTGACTTACACTTAAATGTTCAGCAATATCTTCTAAATTTACCCATCTTTCTGCTGCTTTGCTTTCAGTCTCCTTGTTCACAATCTAACCTCCAAATATTGCTCAATAACACATATAGCCGCTACGCCTTATTGCGGAAAACAGTTCATGATTCCTGCATCCCGTAACACTTCTACCAAATTAACCTTCTTAACTGACCAGTGAGTACTGTCAAACTCGCTAATAGTAGATTTCCCTTCTATCGCAAGCTCCGTTCGCAATTCATTTAATCGTGTCTGCGACACTGAATTGAGCGTCTGATAACAAATCTTGAATCCATCATCTTGCCTCATAACATTATTTATGAATCCGAACGCTGCATGCTGCCCATTTTCAGGAAAACCATATTCATAATTTCTTGCTGCAAATATGCAAAAGAACTTTTTCACGGTCGCGATCGCAATATCGTCCAGCGCATTGATCTGTGCAGCTATATCTTTAGCTACATACTCAGTTAGAGCACTGCTCTTTGGTACAACAAAATCACCCTGAGAGAATTCTTGGAATGACTCCCCACCCATAACAAACAGATTGTAATAATCATGATTCCAGCCTTTAATCATTGGGCTACCGGACTGGTTCTGCGATGTACCTGCAATGATGACATTTACATTTTTTTCTATGCTATTAGCATGGGCAATCAGAGTGTTTTCACCGCCGCTGATATCAATTTCAGTCGGCTTCCCGGTTATGATCTGATGCGACTGAAAAGGAACCATATCATCATTCACCTTTGTCCCTCCTCGCCTCATGGTTTATCTCAACTTTGTCTACATGGTTGTATATCGAGTTATTACCGCCGGAGATATTCAGAAAGAACGGGTTATTGTTAATCACCGTTCCGGGAACCGATGCAGCTTCTTCATTTGCAGAGGAAGTATCGTTTTCCTTATAGGCGCGATTCTCCTCATTTTCGCCGGGTATATGCTCTTTCGGCTCAGTAAAGTCATTATCGGTTTTATCTATATCACAGTACGTTATCGCTATTTCTCTTTTGCTGTTTTCACCTAACTGTTTGGTATAAATTCTTTCAGCTCCGCCTCTTGGAGGGCAGAAATCTTTATATGTGTCCTTGCCTACCTTATTGTCCCTGACGACAGTTAGCACGTAATGCCAGAGGCCAAGTAAAAATGGCTGTACACAAAGTTCGGAAGCGGTAAGAATTTGGCTTTTTGTCATAGTGCTTCCGTCCGCACGCACATAGAAAATTTCATCATTGCCAATTTCCTTATCGGCATCCAGCAGCTCGACGAGACCTTTCACAAGGTACTCGTCTTTTTTTGTGCTCGTCTTGATGTCCAGAAATTCATCCATAAAATCATTCATCGCGGCAAGCGGCTGTTTATAGTCCTGCCTCACCCGAACATCAAAAGACTTCAGTACAGCTTGATCTCCAAATCGAAAAAATCCGCCGCCGTTACTAAGGCAGGCTTTGAAATCGCGAGTGTTGTCTTTCAGAGTCTTCATTTCTGAATTCATTGGTTTGGGTATATCCGGGATCACCGTTTTTGCCAATGCCAAGAGCGCTTCTGGTTCTGTTAATCCACTTGTTATCCCGTTATAGCATTCAGCTTTACTTTGTATTGGTTTTCTCGCATTAGATACAAGTACAAAAAACGTGCCTCCGCAAAGCCTATAAAAATCGCTTTTTGTCATTGATTGGCCTTCTTTTCCAAAATACCGACTCAGGCGACTAAAGCAACTCAGACGACTACGTGAATAGTGACCTTTCCTACTTCTTACTCAGCTCTGTAAGAACCGTAGGAGAAGTTCAGGTCGGTTTTTTCGGATGAGTCAGGGTTTGTACAAATCATAACAAACCCAACTAAAACAGTATAGCACGTGACTACCCGAAAAGCCATAGACAAAGTACGGGCATTCATTCTTACTGAATTTTTTCTCCTACGGCATCACGTAAATCAATGCCAAAGAAGGAAAAATTCATGACGAATCAAGACAAAAAGCGTTTTTATCCACTCCGTGACACTAAGAATCCTTTAAAGGTCACACTCGTTCCTATTACAGAAGAACAGTACCACACCCTTTATCCTGAAATCTGGCGTATCCGAAATCGGGAGCAGCATCACCACCGCTGCATGTGTCCTTACAACTATATCTGGAAGTGTGACGGCGACTGTCTTGGATGCGAATACCACGCCGCTGGAGACATGCTTTCCCTTGACGAACCAACCACGGACAGCAATGGCAATATGTATGATTACCTGCCAGATAGTACCCCGCGCATGGAAAATGTTATCATTGACCGCATGCTTCTGGAGGAGCTTTTTGCTCGTCTTCGCGAGCTCGACCCTGATGCCGATCGCATCATTCAGCTTTGGAAGGACAACCCCAAAGGTATCTCCGATCGCAAGATCGCGCAAGCACTCGGTCGTCCACAGCGTACATTTGCAGACCAGATGAAGAAAATTCGTACCGAGCTTTGGAAAATTCGCGGCGATAAGTAATTCATCATAAGTAGCGTTTCTTTCCGGCAACTGTCCCTCATTTGGGATGGTGGCCGGAATGTTTTTTAAATAATCCGCTCAAATTCCCGGTCCATCTCCAGTGGGAAGTGAAGGTAAGAGAAAAAACAAGTCCTTCCGAAAGCGAGGAGAACGAAATGTACGGAAACTACAACAATTCCGGCGGCAATGTAACTGAAGAAATTCAACTTTTGAATTCTATCAGTCATGTATCTGCCAGACTGGCGAGAAACCTCTCACTTTTCACCAGACAAAGACAATCAGAGGAAAGAAGGAAAAAGTCCTATGGGAAAAATGAACGAAATGTCACAGGCCATCGCAGACCTGCGTAGTGCGACTGCCACTATTAGTGATGTTGCCGACTGGCTGACTCAGCAGTTTTCAGATGAAAATGATTCTAAGCAGCAAATTCCAAAAAGTGCTGTCAAAGAAAAGCCCACACCGAAACCGCCTCTCACACTCGAACAGGTACGTGCGGTTCTTGCTGAGAAATCTCGTGCCGGACATACGGCAGAGGTTCGTGAGCTTCTTCAGAAATATGGTGCCGCAAAGCTCTCAGCAGTCAATCCGGCAGATTATGAAGCCCTGATGAAGGACACGGAGGTACTCGGCGATGGCAAGTAAGGCACACGCTGTACTGTCTGCATCCTCATCCGACAGGTGGCTCCACTGCCCGCCATCAGCAAGGCTTTGTGAAACCTATGAGGACAAAGGCAACAACTACGCTGTAGAAGGAACCGATGCTCATTCGCTCTGCGAGTTCAAACTCCGCAAGGCACTCGGACAATCTGCCAAAGACCCGACCGAAAGCCTCAACTTCTACAATGAGGAAATGGAAGACTGTGCAGCCGGGTATGCCGCCTATGTCATCGAACAGGTCGAAGCTGCAAAGGAAACCTGCCCTGACCCGGTCGTGCTGGTTGAACAGCGAGTAGATTTCTCTCGCTGGGTGAAACAAGGATTCGGAACTGCCGACTGCCTTATTATCGCAGACGGCACACTTCGGGTGTTTGATTTCAAATACGGCCTCGGCGTGCTGGTTTCCGCCGAAGAAAACCCGCAGATGAAATGCTACGCCCTCGGTGCGCTGGAACTTTTCGACGATATTTACGACATCGATGACGTTACCCTTCACATCTACCAGCCAAGGCGCCAGAACGTCAGCGAGTGGCGGATTCCGAAAGCGGATCTTCTCACATGGGCAGAGGAAGTCCTGAAGCCCGCGGCGGATCTCGCATGGGACGGCAAGGGGGAATTCTCCTGCGGCGACTGGTGCCGGTTCTGCAAGGCGAAGAACGTCTGCCGCGCCAGAGCAGAGGAGAACCTGAAGCTCGCCCGGCACGATTTCAAGCTCCCGCCAAAGCTAACCGACGCCGAGATCGAGGTCATCCTTTCCAAGGTGGACGAGCTTGTCAGCTGGGCGTCCGACATCAAGGAATATGCCCTGCAGCAGGCTCTTTCCGGAAAGGAATGGCACGGCTTCAAGCTGGTCGAGGGGCGATCCGTCCGCAAATACACGGATGAGGCGTCCGTCGCAAAAGCAGTCTCCGATGCCGGTTTCGACCCATACGAAAAGAAGCTGCTTGGTATCACCGCTATGCAGAAAATGCTCGGAAATAGACGCTTTAAGGAACTTCTTGCAGCTTACATCGAAAAGCCGCAGGGCAAACCGACACTCGTACCGGACAGCGACAAGCGCCCGGCCATAAACACAGCAAAAAATGATTTTATGGAGGACAAATTATGAGTAAGAAGATGCAGAACCCAATGAAAGTCATCACCGGCCCGGATACACGCTGGAGTTATGCCAACGTGTGGGATCCGAAATCCATCAATGGTGGTACCCCAAAGTACAGTGTTTCGCTCATCATTCCGAAGTCCGATGCCAGGACACTCGCTAAAATCAAGACCGCCATCGAAGCCGCCTACAAGGAAGGCGAAGCAAAGCTCAAAGGCAGCGGTAAGACTGTACCAGCGCTTTCCGCAATCAAGAGCCCTCTTCGTGACGGCGACACGGAACGCCCGGATGACCCGGCCTACGCACATGCGTACTTCGTCAATGCAAACGCTGCATCTGCTCCCGGCATCGTGGATGCGGATGTGAACCCCATACTGACCCGTTCTGAGGTTTACAGCGGTGTTTACGGCAGAGCCAGCATCACCTTTTACGCCTTCAACTCCTCCGGCAATAAGGGAATCGCCTGCGGTCTCAACAACTTACAGAAAATCCGCGACGGAGAACCGCTCGGCGGCAAGGCAAGC encodes:
- a CDS encoding helix-turn-helix domain-containing protein; the protein is MNKETESKAAERWVNLEDIAEHLSVSQDTVRTWIKGGKLPFYRAGKRYKFKISEVDEWVRNGKITE
- a CDS encoding sigma-70 family RNA polymerase sigma factor, translating into MTNQDKKRFYPLRDTKNPLKVTLVPITEEQYHTLYPEIWRIRNREQHHHRCMCPYNYIWKCDGDCLGCEYHAAGDMLSLDEPTTDSNGNMYDYLPDSTPRMENVIIDRMLLEELFARLRELDPDADRIIQLWKDNPKGISDRKIAQALGRPQRTFADQMKKIRTELWKIRGDK
- a CDS encoding DNA ligase translates to MGKMNEMSQAIADLRSATATISDVADWLTQQFSDENDSKQQIPKSAVKEKPTPKPPLTLEQVRAVLAEKSRAGHTAEVRELLQKYGAAKLSAVNPADYEALMKDTEVLGDGK
- a CDS encoding DUF2800 domain-containing protein, which translates into the protein MASKAHAVLSASSSDRWLHCPPSARLCETYEDKGNNYAVEGTDAHSLCEFKLRKALGQSAKDPTESLNFYNEEMEDCAAGYAAYVIEQVEAAKETCPDPVVLVEQRVDFSRWVKQGFGTADCLIIADGTLRVFDFKYGLGVLVSAEENPQMKCYALGALELFDDIYDIDDVTLHIYQPRRQNVSEWRIPKADLLTWAEEVLKPAADLAWDGKGEFSCGDWCRFCKAKNVCRARAEENLKLARHDFKLPPKLTDAEIEVILSKVDELVSWASDIKEYALQQALSGKEWHGFKLVEGRSVRKYTDEASVAKAVSDAGFDPYEKKLLGITAMQKMLGNRRFKELLAAYIEKPQGKPTLVPDSDKRPAINTAKNDFMEDKL
- a CDS encoding DUF2815 family protein — translated: MSKKMQNPMKVITGPDTRWSYANVWDPKSINGGTPKYSVSLIIPKSDARTLAKIKTAIEAAYKEGEAKLKGSGKTVPALSAIKSPLRDGDTERPDDPAYAHAYFVNANAASAPGIVDADVNPILTRSEVYSGVYGRASITFYAFNSSGNKGIACGLNNLQKIRDGEPLGGKASAEEDFAADDDEDFLN